A region from the Solibacillus sp. FSL H8-0523 genome encodes:
- a CDS encoding GGDEF domain-containing protein, with the protein MLTQIQQLEFDTLATLEEKFEYAKSMHALAKFEEGLSYFRILKTEYETIQKFDRVLDCLGWICQNLANLGRVKELYNYMPEYKSMCNEHGNELNQLKLNVYLAFISSSIGDEPSAISYYQDAITMAKKLNDTKRYLICLLNLQAVYILIKDFEHAYEVSIEVKQAFEKDPEIKTTMSEAAYYLNLMAIQLEWKQINTIEPLFEAFESIPAIDKHKREQMYYQCMKGRYFNELGHYSEAITELEAAFTFIIKTEEEPFLTMILENLITAHENTGNYQAALHYAKAFNKKLLDTQKKRVTNETIKVIKEIDLDSMKQLVYVDGLTSVPNRRYLEKFGAKLVEEACQTNQNMYCTIIDIDHFKSINDRFGHIVGDLAIQQLANVVSDVLPEDCLFARYAGDEFVILVPQQPNAEHYFQQLFSHITNFEFQTAEMCVRLTISMGVASLNDCEVKELLTLLDLADQALYQSKNTGRNLLSLYGND; encoded by the coding sequence ATGCTTACACAAATACAACAACTAGAATTTGACACCTTAGCAACTTTAGAAGAAAAGTTCGAATATGCAAAAAGCATGCATGCATTAGCAAAATTTGAAGAGGGTTTAAGCTATTTCCGAATATTAAAAACAGAGTATGAGACGATCCAAAAATTCGACCGTGTCTTAGATTGCTTAGGTTGGATTTGTCAAAACCTTGCGAATTTAGGACGCGTGAAGGAATTATATAACTACATGCCTGAATATAAATCGATGTGCAATGAGCACGGTAATGAGCTCAATCAACTAAAGCTCAATGTTTACCTTGCCTTTATCAGCTCCTCAATTGGCGATGAACCATCCGCGATTAGTTATTACCAAGATGCCATTACGATGGCAAAGAAGTTGAACGATACGAAACGTTATCTAATTTGCCTGCTAAATTTACAGGCGGTATATATTTTAATTAAGGACTTTGAACATGCTTACGAGGTGTCCATTGAGGTGAAACAGGCATTTGAAAAAGATCCGGAAATTAAAACCACGATGTCTGAAGCGGCCTATTACTTAAATTTAATGGCGATTCAATTAGAATGGAAGCAAATCAATACAATTGAACCCTTATTCGAAGCATTTGAATCGATTCCAGCAATCGATAAACATAAACGTGAACAAATGTACTACCAATGCATGAAGGGCCGATACTTCAACGAGTTAGGTCATTACAGTGAGGCCATCACCGAATTAGAAGCGGCGTTTACCTTTATCATAAAAACGGAGGAAGAGCCGTTCTTAACGATGATTTTAGAAAACTTAATAACAGCCCATGAAAATACAGGTAACTATCAAGCAGCACTGCATTACGCAAAAGCGTTCAACAAAAAATTGCTGGACACGCAAAAGAAACGTGTAACGAATGAAACGATTAAAGTTATTAAGGAAATCGATTTAGACAGCATGAAGCAGCTTGTATACGTAGATGGGCTTACTTCAGTACCTAATCGACGTTATTTAGAAAAATTCGGGGCAAAATTAGTCGAAGAAGCGTGTCAAACGAATCAAAATATGTATTGTACCATTATCGATATCGACCATTTCAAATCAATAAACGACCGATTTGGCCATATTGTTGGGGATTTGGCGATTCAACAGCTAGCGAACGTTGTTTCAGATGTGTTACCAGAAGACTGTTTATTCGCACGCTACGCAGGGGATGAATTTGTTATTCTTGTACCGCAGCAACCAAATGCCGAACATTATTTCCAACAACTGTTTTCGCATATTACTAATTTTGAATTTCAAACCGCCGAAATGTGTGTGAGGCTTACGATTAGTATGGGTGTTGCATCACTAAATGATTGCGAAGTAAAAGAACTGCTTACATTATTAGACCTTGCAGACCAGGCACTCTACCAGTCGAAAAACACAGGGCGCAATTTATTAAGCCTTTATGGAAACGATTAA